One window of the Trifolium pratense cultivar HEN17-A07 linkage group LG2, ARS_RC_1.1, whole genome shotgun sequence genome contains the following:
- the LOC123910190 gene encoding probable methyltransferase TCM_000336, whose product MDVEKVFHMTGGVGKTSYAKNSSLQKKASEKVKHIITQTVEELYIETTPKSIGIADLGCSSGPNTLSIIKDIFQTIQLTSQKIMHHSTEFRVYFNDLPTNDFNSIFKALPEFQKLLNQDRKNGFPSIFMGGYPGSFYGRLFPNSYLHFVHSSHSLHWLSRVPPAIYDEQKKSLNKGCVYICDKTPEVVSKAYSQQFQEDFSLFLRSRSEELVVGGKMVLTFLGRRGPEHVDRGNSFFWEILTRSFTILVSQGEIEEEKLDSYDVHFYAPSREEIEDEVTKEGSLKLERLEMVEIDKKEQGKESYGTEVAKAVRAIQESMISNHFGEKILDNLFENYAILVDEEIAKEDIKPITFVLVLRKI is encoded by the exons ATGGATGTAGAGAAAGTATTCCATATGACCGGAGGAGTTGGCAAAACTAGCTATGCCAAAAATTCCTCACTACAG AAAAAAGCATCTGAGAAGGTGAAACACATAATCACACAAACAGTAGAAGAGCTTTACATTGAAACAACACCAAAGAGCATAGGCATTGCTGATTTAGGATGTTCTTCTGGACCAAACACTTTATCAATCATCAAAGATATCTTCCAAACAATTCAATTGACAAGTCAGAAGATCATGCATCATTCTACTGAGTTCAGGGTTTATTTTAATGATCTTCCTACTAATGATTTTAACTCAATCTTTAAAGCTTTGCCTGAATTCCAAAAGTTGCTTAACCAAGATAGGAAAAATGGGTTTCCTTCCATTTTTATGGGTGGTTACCCTGGTTCGTTTTATGGAAGACTTTTCCCTAATAGTTACTTGCACTTTGTTCATTCCTCCCATAGTTTACACTGGCTTTCAAGG GTACCTCCAGCAATCTATGATGAGCAGAAAAAGTCTTTGAACAAGGGTTGTGTTTACATTTGTGATAAAACCCCTGAAGTGGTGTCTAAAGCATACTCTCAGCAGTTTCAGGAAGATTTTTCCTTGTTCCTTAGATCAAGGTCTGAAGAATTAGTTGTTGGTGGAAAAATGGTGCTGACATTTCTAGGAAGAAGGGGACCTGAACATGTTGACAGAGGCAACTCTTTTTTCTGGGAGATTCTTACTCGTTCATTCACTATTCTAGTCTCACAG GGAGAAATAGAAGAGGAGAAACTTGATTCATATGATGTGCATTTCTATGCACCATCAAGAGAAGAAATAGAAGATGAAGTAACCAAAGAAGGGTCATTGAAATTAGAGAGGTTGGAAATGGTTGAGATAGACAAGAAGGAACAAGGCAAGGAGAGTTATGGTACAGAGGTTGCAAAGGCAGTAAGAGCCATCCAAGAATCAATGATTTCTAACCACTTTGGTGAAAAGATTTTGGACAATTTGTTTGAGAATTATGCAATATTGGTGGATGAAGAAATTGCCAAGGAGGATATTAAACCCATCacttttgttcttgttcttaGGAAAATATGA
- the LOC123909899 gene encoding protein CRABS CLAW, which produces MNQEEKVTMDLIPATDQHLCYVRCNFCNTVLAVGIPCKRLLDTVTVKCGHCSNLSFLTTRPPNSKTPTVDHTLTLQGIYSSKKGHPSSSSSSSPTTSTDSLSPRPPPFVVKPPEKKHRLPSAYNRFMKEEIQRIKAANPQIPHREAFSAAAKNWARFVPNSPTSSLSATKRSLG; this is translated from the exons ATGAACCAAGAAGAGAAAGTTACCATGGACTTGATTCCAGCTACTGATCAACACCTTTGTTATGTTCGTTGCAACTTCTGTAACACTGTTCTCGCT GTTGGAATACCATGCAAGAGGCTGTTAGATACTGTGACAGTGAAGTGTGGTCACTGCAGCAACCTCTCTTTTCTCACTACAAGACCACCAAATTCCAAAACTCCAACTGTTGATCATACCCTAACACTCCAG GGGATTTACAGTAGCAAAAAGGGTCatccatcatcatcttcatcttcttcaccaaCTACTTCAACTGACTCATTGTCTCCTAGACCACCACCATTTGTTGTCAAAC CTCCTGAGAAGAAACATCGTCTCCCTTCTGCTTACAACCGTTTCATGAA AGAAGAGATACAGCGCATCAAAGCAGCCAATCCTCAGATCCCACATCGAGAAGCTTTCAGTGCTGCTGCCAAAAAT TGGGCTAGGTTTGTCCCAAATTCACCAACCAGTTCACTTTCTGCAACTAAAAGGAGCCTT GGATGA